A DNA window from uncultured Methanoregula sp. contains the following coding sequences:
- a CDS encoding protein kinase produces MNRINGRYREATVIILLLSLLFSVTPVMATVFTYDNNSSYGSLQSLINAANASDIILIKNGTYAESLTIDRPLVVRAEDYRNPPRLIISKGGTAINLTAKGIVLDGLALSGNGGYGILVQSDNNQISNVTISGFEQGIRLKSAVNNEFISNSIVNNTAGITLDQESQVNAFYLNYLDNPLDVESQSGDTTWSSRPSKYQYEGNTYTGSLGNYWKKYTGSATGTGIGSIPYLIQQNASSALDSKDAKSALVDRAPLISPPGMYTLIGREEQQPGTVPGSAPNSGHGSLPGSVPTMPGSVPTIPGSITGETIPKESSAFPGSGPGNTNIGPPPFPGNLVQYWWIVPIALIISAAGGIWYERIRKRKESAGHPDPGTKTGGNTTIVKKTLPDTRDEDTGGFHHYAARLPPGLEKRYPGAEYVAEGGACRIFRAWDPVEGRDVAVKVPIRFDEVTGTQFTKELHVWQSLHHKNIVEIYAANIFPVPYIEMEFVESSLASIKFPLEKEKAVAIVRGVAEGLLYAHEQGIAHRDIKPGNILIDPEGLPKITDWGLAKAEGTKQSGIIGFSLEYAAPEQLAPNIYGEPGIWTDIYQLGVLFFEMTTGQVPFMGGGMGEITHAIIHDNPPPVSLTGPGSAEIEAIILRCMKKHPKDRYQSVAEIIRDLEKIRF; encoded by the coding sequence GTGAACCGGATAAACGGACGCTACCGGGAAGCGACAGTTATTATCCTGCTTCTCAGTCTTCTCTTTTCGGTAACCCCGGTAATGGCAACGGTGTTCACGTACGACAACAACAGCTCATACGGCTCCCTCCAGAGCCTCATCAATGCCGCGAACGCAAGCGATATTATCCTCATAAAAAACGGAACCTATGCTGAAAGTCTGACCATTGACCGGCCATTGGTCGTGCGTGCAGAAGATTACCGGAATCCCCCCCGCCTGATCATTTCGAAGGGCGGGACTGCAATCAACCTCACGGCCAAGGGCATTGTTCTTGACGGGCTGGCCCTTTCCGGAAACGGTGGATATGGCATCCTTGTCCAATCGGATAACAATCAGATCAGCAATGTCACTATCAGCGGTTTTGAGCAGGGAATCCGCCTGAAATCCGCGGTGAACAACGAGTTCATCAGTAACAGTATTGTCAACAACACCGCAGGTATCACCCTCGACCAAGAATCGCAGGTCAACGCGTTTTACCTGAATTACCTGGACAATCCCCTTGACGTTGAAAGCCAGTCGGGAGATACCACCTGGTCCAGCAGGCCATCGAAATACCAGTACGAGGGAAATACCTATACGGGTTCGCTTGGGAACTACTGGAAGAAATATACCGGGAGTGCAACCGGCACGGGGATTGGATCGATTCCCTATCTCATCCAGCAGAACGCTAGCAGCGCCCTGGACTCAAAGGACGCCAAGAGTGCACTGGTCGACAGGGCCCCTCTGATCAGTCCGCCGGGCATGTACACGCTCATCGGAAGGGAAGAGCAGCAGCCGGGTACCGTCCCCGGTTCGGCACCTAATTCAGGACATGGTTCTCTACCCGGATCAGTGCCTACCATGCCGGGTTCAGTACCGACAATACCAGGATCCATCACTGGGGAGACAATACCCAAAGAGAGCAGTGCATTCCCAGGTTCAGGTCCGGGAAATACTAATATCGGTCCTCCCCCGTTTCCCGGAAATCTTGTCCAGTACTGGTGGATAGTCCCCATTGCCCTGATAATCTCAGCTGCCGGGGGGATCTGGTACGAGCGGATACGAAAGAGAAAAGAGTCTGCCGGGCATCCTGATCCCGGCACAAAAACCGGAGGGAACACAACAATTGTCAAAAAGACCCTCCCGGATACTCGCGATGAGGACACAGGAGGGTTCCATCATTACGCTGCCCGTCTGCCCCCGGGCCTTGAGAAACGATATCCCGGTGCGGAATATGTGGCAGAAGGAGGTGCATGCAGGATCTTCCGGGCATGGGATCCGGTTGAGGGGCGGGACGTTGCGGTCAAGGTGCCCATCCGGTTCGATGAAGTCACCGGCACACAGTTCACCAAAGAACTTCATGTCTGGCAGAGTCTTCATCACAAAAATATCGTTGAAATCTATGCTGCAAACATCTTTCCGGTACCCTATATCGAGATGGAGTTTGTCGAATCATCGCTTGCGTCCATAAAATTCCCTCTTGAAAAGGAGAAAGCAGTAGCCATTGTGAGGGGTGTTGCAGAAGGTCTCCTGTACGCTCACGAACAGGGAATCGCTCACCGGGATATCAAACCCGGCAATATTCTTATCGACCCGGAAGGATTGCCGAAAATTACCGATTGGGGTCTTGCAAAGGCGGAAGGAACCAAACAGTCGGGCATCATCGGTTTTTCCCTTGAATATGCTGCACCCGAACAACTGGCCCCGAACATTTATGGCGAACCGGGAATCTGGACGGATATTTACCAGTTGGGTGTCCTGTTCTTTGAAATGACCACCGGGCAAGTACCATTCATGGGAGGGGGCATGGGAGAAATAACCCACGCGATCATCCACGACAATCCGCCGCCGGTCTCCCTCACGGGCCCGGGTTCGGCAGAGATTGAGGCCATCATTCTTCGCTGTATGAAAAAACACCCGAAAGACCGGTATCAGTCAGTAGCAGAGATCATTCGGGATCTGGAAAAGATACGGTTTTAA
- a CDS encoding PKD domain-containing protein yields MVLVILPASAASTPAASFVVNTTSGTIPCGIQFIDTSTNSPSAWVWSFGDGGTSTEQNPSHAYTGAGAYTVTLTATNAAGSDTITKSGYITATKSTLSPTAAFVSNSTSGTAPFAVQFVDASTYSPTGWAWSFGDGSTSAEQNPSHTYSSAGTYTVTLTATNAAGSDTVTKTGFITVSAASSLPVASFVSTVTTGTIPLVVQFVDTSTNSPTGWVWSFGDGYTSSEKNPTHTYTTAGTYTVTLTVTNTAGSNTITQTGMITPYYAIPLVAFTSNVTSGSAPLSVGFSDASTNTPTSWYWYFGDGGTSSEQNPAYEYTDAGTYSVSLTATNSAGSNTTTQSSLITVTTITSPVVSFTSDVTTGTAPLTVQFTDTSSYSPTSWQWTFGDGISSTSQNPTHTYTTAGTYTVLLSASNAGGSRSKTVNDYIVVSAPVTSTTVPTTRPVTVTATPTPAVTGTTVIPEATSVNQTGSGSGESSGLLPIIVIAFVILACIGIFTIKRNPPRRPGRSRGREL; encoded by the coding sequence TTGGTCCTAGTCATCCTTCCGGCATCTGCAGCATCAACACCTGCGGCATCGTTTGTCGTGAATACAACTTCAGGAACTATCCCCTGCGGGATCCAGTTCATCGATACCTCCACGAATTCTCCTTCCGCCTGGGTCTGGTCGTTCGGCGACGGAGGCACATCAACGGAACAGAACCCATCTCACGCATATACCGGTGCAGGCGCCTATACGGTGACTCTGACTGCGACAAATGCTGCAGGAAGCGATACCATCACTAAATCGGGATATATCACGGCAACCAAATCAACTCTCTCCCCGACGGCAGCGTTTGTCTCGAACAGCACATCGGGCACGGCACCGTTTGCGGTCCAGTTCGTGGATGCCTCCACATACTCTCCTACCGGCTGGGCCTGGTCATTCGGCGATGGCAGCACGTCAGCTGAACAGAATCCTTCGCATACCTATTCTTCTGCCGGAACCTATACGGTGACCCTGACTGCGACAAATGCTGCGGGAAGCGATACGGTCACGAAGACCGGTTTCATCACGGTGAGTGCAGCATCCTCTCTTCCCGTGGCATCCTTTGTCTCTACCGTCACAACAGGCACCATACCCCTGGTCGTCCAGTTTGTTGATACCTCGACAAACTCCCCCACCGGCTGGGTCTGGTCATTCGGCGATGGATATACCTCTTCGGAAAAGAATCCCACGCATACCTATACAACTGCCGGTACCTATACCGTTACCCTGACGGTAACCAATACTGCGGGGAGCAACACGATAACCCAGACCGGGATGATCACGCCCTATTATGCCATCCCGCTTGTTGCCTTCACCAGCAATGTTACCTCCGGTTCTGCCCCTCTTTCCGTCGGGTTTTCGGATGCTTCTACCAACACCCCGACATCCTGGTACTGGTATTTCGGTGATGGCGGGACATCATCCGAGCAGAACCCGGCGTACGAGTATACTGATGCCGGCACCTATTCCGTCAGCCTGACCGCTACGAATAGTGCCGGATCCAATACAACTACCCAGTCAAGTCTCATCACCGTCACGACCATTACATCGCCTGTTGTATCCTTCACTTCTGATGTTACCACGGGTACTGCCCCGCTTACCGTCCAGTTCACCGATACCTCGTCATATTCCCCGACCAGCTGGCAGTGGACATTTGGTGACGGAATATCCTCGACTTCTCAGAATCCCACGCATACCTACACGACTGCCGGTACCTATACGGTCCTTCTCTCTGCATCCAATGCCGGGGGCAGCCGTTCAAAGACCGTAAATGATTATATCGTGGTATCTGCGCCGGTAACCTCGACAACGGTTCCGACAACAAGACCGGTGACCGTTACTGCAACACCCACTCCTGCAGTGACCGGAACTACCGTGATTCCCGAAGCCACATCCGTGAACCAGACCGGTTCCGGTTCGGGAGAATCATCCGGTTTACTGCCCATTATCGTGATAGCATTCGTGATTCTGGCCTGTATCGGGATATTTACGATTAAAAGAAATCCACCCCGCAGACCCGGGAGATCCCGGGGCCGGGAACTGTAA
- a CDS encoding ABC transporter permease, with translation MSDIFFDLSVRSVKLNYLRSILASIGIVIGVIAISTMGMLGTNMQLQTKDQLSAGANTIVITPDAVRMGPPGSSPDSSSSSSVITKAQLSKIKVAAGANASNVVPIYSTNTEFTLSSIPGRGTIYGINPDQITAFLTIENGTNIEGVNDALVGSTIASNFNLKLGSKIKIGSAKTGRSEVKIVGILKERGQAADSVRTDNAIVVSDDWYVKEYGGENEYPQVNVIVKDVDTITGTEEVIDAKLNTNEKTPVVRVSDASTMLSSITSTLSTMTTFILAIGGISLLVAATSIFNVMMMSVTERVQEIGILLSIGTESGEVRRMFLYEAFILGILGAVIGGIGSLIIGYSVVSYMIGTTKYFFLPDSIIYVPAGMLIGIVVCVISGLYPAWRASNMDPIDALRSE, from the coding sequence ATGAGCGATATTTTCTTTGACCTCTCGGTCCGAAGTGTAAAGCTGAATTACCTGCGCTCAATATTGGCATCCATTGGTATTGTTATCGGCGTAATTGCCATCTCAACAATGGGAATGCTCGGGACCAACATGCAGTTGCAGACAAAAGATCAGCTCTCCGCCGGAGCAAATACCATTGTTATAACCCCGGATGCTGTCCGTATGGGTCCCCCGGGATCCAGTCCTGATTCCTCATCCTCCTCGTCGGTAATAACCAAGGCCCAGCTGAGCAAGATCAAGGTCGCCGCGGGAGCAAATGCCAGTAACGTTGTCCCCATTTACTCGACAAATACGGAATTTACCCTGAGCTCCATTCCGGGCAGGGGAACGATCTATGGGATCAATCCCGATCAGATCACTGCGTTCCTGACCATCGAGAACGGGACCAACATCGAAGGAGTCAACGATGCCCTCGTTGGTTCAACGATCGCTTCGAATTTCAACCTGAAACTCGGAAGCAAGATAAAAATAGGCTCTGCTAAAACCGGGCGATCGGAAGTTAAGATCGTTGGTATTCTCAAGGAACGGGGGCAGGCTGCGGACAGTGTCAGGACCGACAATGCCATTGTTGTCTCGGATGACTGGTATGTAAAAGAGTACGGCGGGGAAAACGAGTATCCCCAGGTGAATGTGATCGTGAAAGATGTCGACACCATAACCGGTACTGAAGAGGTAATTGACGCAAAACTCAATACAAACGAGAAAACTCCCGTTGTGCGGGTTTCTGATGCAAGTACCATGCTCTCCAGCATTACATCGACGTTGAGTACGATGACCACGTTCATCCTTGCAATCGGGGGCATCTCGCTCCTGGTAGCTGCCACGAGCATCTTCAATGTTATGATGATGTCTGTTACGGAACGGGTGCAGGAGATCGGTATCCTGCTCTCCATAGGAACGGAATCAGGAGAAGTGCGCCGGATGTTCCTGTACGAGGCCTTCATACTTGGTATTCTCGGTGCCGTTATCGGTGGGATTGGCAGTCTCATCATCGGATATTCCGTGGTGAGTTACATGATCGGGACAACGAAGTATTTCTTCCTGCCGGATAGCATCATCTATGTTCCGGCAGGGATGCTGATAGGGATAGTTGTCTGTGTGATATCCGGACTCTACCCTGCCTGGCGGGCCTCGAACATGGACCCCATAGATGCACTGAGAAGTGAGTAA
- a CDS encoding ABC transporter ATP-binding protein has protein sequence MTDTPLIRLADVSKVYHLEAGDFTALDHVSLDIMDNDFVAIMGPSGSGKSTMMNQLGILDVPTSGELLIDGRNVAGLTSLERTHMRRDTIGYIFQKFYLIPLLSAYENVEYPLILKYKKRDTSGKATSLLEAVGIDKEMSAHRPTQLSGGQQQRVAVARALVNDPKILLCDEPTGNLDRKTGTQIMDILCGLHKEGKTVIIVTHDPKIAEYAQRTIRLEDGRIAEA, from the coding sequence ATGACCGATACCCCCCTTATCCGGCTTGCGGATGTGTCGAAAGTGTACCATCTCGAAGCCGGTGATTTCACTGCTCTGGATCATGTCTCGCTCGACATCATGGACAATGATTTTGTCGCCATCATGGGACCTTCGGGTTCTGGTAAATCGACCATGATGAACCAGCTCGGGATCCTTGATGTCCCGACATCGGGAGAACTTCTCATCGACGGGAGGAACGTGGCCGGACTGACAAGCCTTGAGCGGACACACATGCGCCGGGACACCATCGGGTACATCTTCCAGAAATTTTACTTGATCCCGCTCCTCTCGGCTTATGAGAACGTGGAATACCCGCTCATTCTGAAGTACAAGAAACGGGACACCAGCGGCAAAGCCACATCTCTCCTCGAAGCTGTCGGGATTGACAAGGAAATGAGTGCCCACCGCCCCACCCAGCTTTCCGGTGGTCAGCAGCAGCGCGTGGCGGTGGCCAGGGCGCTTGTCAATGACCCGAAGATCCTTCTCTGTGACGAACCGACCGGCAATCTCGACCGGAAGACCGGTACCCAGATCATGGATATTCTCTGTGGACTGCACAAAGAGGGAAAGACGGTCATCATCGTGACCCATGATCCCAAGATCGCAGAATATGCACAACGCACGATCAGGCTCGAAGACGGGAGGATTGCAGAAGCATGA
- a CDS encoding YkgJ family cysteine cluster protein, producing MTFTCQQCGECCSTMGEIIEVLEEISPLRFRIGYTTTGEERIVVVDPDKKDLFSHKSSMQERSLACPFLCMAAPGRVICTVHASRPDLCRQYSCFRLLVLDARGNRIGKVIESTRILRTMDHPLREIWNREIAGLQVADEHTWEKTAERLLTLRGYTVLT from the coding sequence TTGACCTTTACCTGCCAGCAATGCGGGGAGTGCTGCAGCACGATGGGTGAGATAATCGAGGTTCTTGAGGAGATCTCCCCCTTGAGATTCCGAATCGGTTACACAACAACCGGTGAAGAGCGCATTGTGGTTGTGGATCCGGACAAGAAAGATCTTTTTTCCCACAAGTCTTCCATGCAGGAGCGCTCCCTTGCCTGCCCGTTTCTCTGTATGGCAGCCCCGGGACGGGTGATCTGCACGGTGCATGCATCGCGTCCTGACCTGTGCCGGCAGTACTCCTGTTTCCGGCTCCTTGTTCTGGATGCCAGAGGAAACCGGATCGGAAAAGTGATCGAGTCCACAAGAATCCTCCGAACAATGGATCACCCGCTCAGGGAGATCTGGAACAGGGAGATTGCCGGTCTCCAGGTCGCCGACGAGCATACCTGGGAAAAAACTGCAGAGAGACTGCTGACCCTCAGAGGATACACGGTACTAACGTGA
- a CDS encoding isocitrate/isopropylmalate dehydrogenase family protein, with product MKKIAVVEGDGIGHEVIPVARSVLELLHPEFEYFPVEVGYGMWERTGCPCADKEIRELKDADAILFGAITTPPMKDYQSVVLRIRKALDLYANLRPVRGDGFDIMIVRENTEGLYSGVEETGPDRATTLRVVTRRGTERIVRTAIRLARERSGILTVGHKANVIKSDVFFRDICLAEAKAAGIVYNDKFIDALSLDILQHPKSYGVVVTTNMFGDILSDVASYLVGGLGLVPSANIGEHYALFEPVHGSAPDIAGKNLANPIAAIRSAAMLLDYMGDKAGSSRVESAITAVLEQGIRTRDLGGSAGTREFGKAVLEMLRKPE from the coding sequence ATGAAAAAGATTGCTGTTGTTGAAGGCGATGGGATCGGCCACGAGGTGATCCCGGTTGCCCGTTCGGTGCTTGAGCTGCTGCATCCGGAATTTGAGTATTTCCCGGTTGAAGTGGGATACGGTATGTGGGAACGGACCGGATGCCCGTGTGCCGATAAGGAGATCCGGGAACTCAAAGATGCCGATGCCATCCTGTTCGGGGCGATAACGACCCCCCCGATGAAAGACTACCAGAGCGTGGTCCTGCGCATACGAAAAGCTCTCGATCTCTATGCCAACCTTCGCCCTGTCCGCGGTGACGGGTTCGACATCATGATCGTGCGGGAGAACACCGAGGGTCTTTATTCGGGTGTCGAAGAGACCGGGCCGGACCGGGCAACAACGCTCCGGGTGGTCACCCGGAGGGGAACCGAGCGGATAGTCCGTACCGCCATACGTCTTGCCCGTGAGCGTTCCGGTATCCTGACGGTCGGGCACAAGGCAAATGTGATCAAATCGGATGTTTTTTTCCGGGATATCTGCCTTGCCGAGGCAAAAGCAGCCGGGATCGTGTATAACGACAAGTTCATCGACGCCCTCTCGCTTGATATTCTCCAGCACCCGAAGAGTTACGGTGTTGTTGTCACCACCAACATGTTTGGCGATATTCTCTCGGATGTCGCGTCATATCTTGTTGGTGGTCTGGGCCTTGTTCCGAGTGCAAATATTGGGGAGCACTACGCCCTTTTCGAGCCGGTGCACGGGAGCGCACCTGATATTGCGGGAAAGAACCTTGCAAATCCAATAGCCGCAATCCGGAGTGCTGCGATGCTCCTCGATTATATGGGCGACAAAGCCGGCAGCTCCCGTGTGGAGTCGGCAATTACAGCAGTTCTTGAACAGGGAATCCGGACCCGGGATCTTGGCGGATCGGCCGGGACCCGGGAGTTCGGCAAGGCTGTTCTGGAAATGCTCCGAAAGCCTGAGTGA
- a CDS encoding 3-isopropylmalate dehydratase: MQGEGHAVCLPADIDTDLVIAGRYLRTKDRSVWASHVFEDLDPALAPRLKGAVIVAGKNFGCGSSREQATLALREAGVVAVIAPSFARIFFRNAINVGLPLIESDLTCSDGIKVSFNIRDGWVNAGGIRYTIRPLSPRMQEILAAGGLVEYWRSRQ; encoded by the coding sequence ATGCAGGGCGAAGGGCATGCTGTCTGCCTGCCGGCAGATATCGATACCGACCTTGTCATTGCAGGGAGATACCTGAGGACCAAGGATCGATCTGTCTGGGCGTCCCACGTGTTCGAGGATCTCGATCCCGCTCTCGCCCCCAGGCTGAAAGGTGCCGTGATCGTTGCCGGAAAGAATTTCGGTTGCGGGTCATCCCGCGAACAGGCTACTCTTGCCCTCCGGGAGGCCGGAGTTGTTGCTGTCATTGCCCCATCGTTTGCCCGGATCTTTTTCAGGAATGCCATTAATGTCGGTCTTCCCCTCATCGAGTCCGATCTTACCTGCAGTGATGGCATAAAAGTTTCGTTCAATATTCGCGACGGCTGGGTGAATGCCGGTGGTATCCGATATACAATCCGTCCCCTCTCTCCCCGGATGCAGGAGATCCTCGCAGCCGGGGGCCTTGTTGAATACTGGAGATCCCGCCAATGA
- a CDS encoding aconitase/3-isopropylmalate dehydratase large subunit family protein, translated as MSSLSERILGAPAGEYVDRKIDRAYACDGTGLLALEAWRNMGAGQLADTTELSIIFDHIAPANNSTTATLQHELRDFARSSFMNFYDIGKGICHQLMSEGVVLPGEIVVGADSHSVTLGAFGAFATGVGATDMAGIWLTGETWFRVPESAGIHITGKFTGAAEAKDLALAYVGKLGTDGATYQALEFVGDGMKNLTMDDRLVLANLSVEAGAKAGLCYADEITVRYLKEQGHDIMPQAVEPCTYVQELTFDLADIVPLVAVPHRVDTVKPVEQLAGLPVDQVFVGTCTNGRYSDLERFARIVKGRKVAVRTIVVPGSAGILAKATRTGVLADILEAGCTIGTPGCGPCLGYHMGVIGEGEVCLSTANRNFRNRMGIGGEIYLSSVSTAAASALQGEITVPEVA; from the coding sequence ATGAGTTCCCTGTCCGAGCGCATCCTGGGAGCCCCGGCTGGCGAATACGTTGACCGGAAGATCGACCGCGCCTATGCCTGCGATGGCACCGGCCTCCTGGCACTTGAGGCCTGGAGGAATATGGGTGCCGGCCAGCTTGCCGATACAACGGAGCTTTCCATCATCTTCGACCATATTGCCCCGGCCAATAATTCAACAACCGCGACCCTCCAGCACGAGTTACGGGACTTTGCCAGGAGTTCGTTCATGAACTTCTATGACATCGGGAAGGGCATCTGCCACCAGCTGATGAGCGAAGGAGTTGTCCTGCCCGGAGAGATTGTTGTCGGGGCCGACTCGCACAGCGTCACCCTCGGGGCGTTCGGTGCATTTGCCACCGGTGTCGGGGCAACCGATATGGCGGGAATCTGGCTCACCGGTGAAACCTGGTTCCGTGTCCCGGAATCGGCAGGAATCCACATTACCGGGAAATTTACCGGTGCCGCCGAGGCAAAGGATCTTGCGCTGGCATATGTGGGAAAACTGGGAACCGATGGAGCTACGTACCAGGCGCTTGAGTTTGTTGGGGACGGAATGAAGAACCTCACCATGGACGATCGTCTCGTTCTTGCCAACCTCTCGGTCGAGGCCGGGGCAAAAGCAGGCCTCTGTTATGCAGATGAAATAACCGTGAGATACCTGAAGGAACAGGGGCATGATATCATGCCGCAGGCAGTGGAACCCTGCACCTATGTGCAGGAACTCACGTTCGATCTTGCGGATATTGTCCCGCTGGTTGCGGTTCCCCACCGTGTCGATACGGTAAAACCCGTGGAACAGCTTGCCGGTCTTCCGGTCGACCAGGTCTTTGTCGGTACCTGCACGAACGGACGGTACTCCGACCTGGAGCGCTTTGCCCGGATCGTCAAAGGCAGGAAGGTTGCGGTCAGGACGATTGTCGTTCCCGGATCAGCCGGGATCCTTGCAAAGGCAACGAGGACCGGTGTGCTTGCCGACATTCTTGAAGCGGGTTGTACGATCGGGACTCCCGGATGTGGCCCGTGCCTTGGCTACCATATGGGGGTCATCGGCGAAGGAGAAGTCTGCCTGTCGACCGCAAACCGGAATTTCCGGAACCGCATGGGTATCGGCGGGGAGATCTACCTCTCATCGGTCTCCACTGCTGCTGCCAGTGCGCTTCAGGGTGAGATTACCGTTCCGGAGGTGGCCTGA